Genomic DNA from uncultured Acetobacterium sp.:
GAAATTTCATGGAAGGTCGCCCCTAAACCATTAATCAGAGCGACGGCATTGTCATAGGTGCGGTCGGTGGTGCCAAAACCGGGCATCGTGACGGCGTGGATTTTCTCCCGGGGGATATTAAAGCGGTCACAGACACTGACGCAGACCAGTAATGCCATGGTGGAGTCAAGGCCGCCGGAAATCCCCACGACCATCGGCGCATTGCCGATATGAGCCAGACGACTGGCCAGACCGATGGTTTGAATATTAAAGATTTCTTCACACCGTTCACTTCGGCGATTGGGATCTCCCGGCACAAAGGGCTGTGGATTGACGTCCCGGTCAAAATCATTGGTTCCCGGGGTTTCAAACTTAATGGTCCGGTAGGCATGGCCTTCGAGAAGATCTACCGAATCGCCAAAACCATGCTGCATTTGCCGGTCATGATTAAGCGATTCCACATCAATATCGGTGATCAGCAATTCATTACCCAGGTTAAACTTGGGTAGTTCCTTGAGCAAGATTCCTCGTTCGCAGATGATCGCATTGCCGCCAAACACCAGATCACTGGTGGATTCGCCAAATCCTGCCGAGGCATACAGGTACGCCGCATTACAACGACCCGATTGGGAACGGATCAGTTCTCGTCGGTAATCACTTTTGCCTACCACCTCGTTGCTGGCCGAGGGGTTTAAGATCACCGTTGCTCCAGCTAGGGCATGAAAACTGCCCGGGGAAATGGGTACCCACAAATCCTCGCAGATTTCGATACCGACCACAAATTCTTCCCGATGAACATGTTGAAAAAGGATATCCGTTCCAATCGAAACAGTTTGTGAACAGATTGTGAGTTCGGATTGATTGAGTGATTTTGATGAAGCAAACCAGCGCTTTTCATAGAATTCCTGATGGTTTGGGATATAGGTTTTAGGGACGATCCCCAGTATTTTCCCGTCATTGACCGCTACCGCACAGTTATAGAGGCTCCCACTAATGGCCAGCGGAAGCCCCACTACCATCAGCATTTTTTTACCGTCCGACCATTGACACAAACTATCCAAAGCTTTTACGGCATTTTTCTGAAGTTCCCGTTGAAAAAACAGATCCCCGCAGGTATACCCGGTGATCCCCAATTCCGGAAACAATAAAACCTCGACGCCCTGATCCCATGCGTTGCCTGCTAAAGCGATGGTTTCACCGACGTTATATTGGCAATCTGCCAGTTTGAGTTTAGGAACAGCACAGGCCGTTCTAAAAAATCCATATTTATGCATTTATTTCACCTTACATCTTTTTATTTTTCCGTTTAATTTGATCAATGTGTTTTATTATATCCCCATTTATGATTCATGACAATCTTATTTTATTTTCCACAGCCTGTGTTCAACCTTGATTTTCTTATACACAATTCAGCTGTGCGTTGTTTTCCCATTACATTGGCGCTATTGTGGGTTTCCCTGTTCTGTTAACAAGGTTATCCACATTGTCCACAGGGAAAACCGATGTTCTCCACAGTTTTATACAAATTTTATCCACAGTTTTTAAGTTATCCACAGTTTTCCTGTTAGTATATCTTGTGTATTTACCCATAAAAAAAATCAAGATCTAGGATCTCGATTTTTTTAGCCACTATTTTTTTGCTGTCAATGCGGCTTTTACAAAGCTCTGAAACAATGGATGTGGTTTATTTGGACGGGATTTGAACTCTGGATGAGCCTGGGTGGCTACAAACCAGGGATGGTCTTTAATTTCAATCATTTCAACAAGTACTCGGTCAGGTGACATTCCTGAGAAAACCAGACCCTTTTCTTCAAGTTGCGGGATAAAATCATCGTTAACTTCATAACGATGTCGATGTCGTTCGCTGATATTTTTCTCACCATAGGCTTCCATGGCTTTGGAACCTTCCTGCAATTCGCAGGGATATAATCCCAAGCGCATGGTTCCACCCATATCGATGATTTTTTTCTGTTCTTCCATCAGGTTAATCACTGGATAAGGGGTTTCCGGATCCAGTTCAATGCTGTGGGCACCGGCAAGTCCGACTACGTTTCTGGCAAACTCAATCACCGCCAGCTGCAGACCCAGACACAGGCCTAAGAAAGGAATTTTATTTTCCCGAGCATATTGAATGGCATGGATTTTTCCTTCCACACCCCGATGGCCAAAGCCCCCTGGAACCAGAATGCCATCTAAATCTTTAAGCACGCGATCAACATTTTCCTCGTTAATATCT
This window encodes:
- a CDS encoding NAD(+) synthase is translated as MHKYGFFRTACAVPKLKLADCQYNVGETIALAGNAWDQGVEVLLFPELGITGYTCGDLFFQRELQKNAVKALDSLCQWSDGKKMLMVVGLPLAISGSLYNCAVAVNDGKILGIVPKTYIPNHQEFYEKRWFASSKSLNQSELTICSQTVSIGTDILFQHVHREEFVVGIEICEDLWVPISPGSFHALAGATVILNPSASNEVVGKSDYRRELIRSQSGRCNAAYLYASAGFGESTSDLVFGGNAIICERGILLKELPKFNLGNELLITDIDVESLNHDRQMQHGFGDSVDLLEGHAYRTIKFETPGTNDFDRDVNPQPFVPGDPNRRSERCEEIFNIQTIGLASRLAHIGNAPMVVGISGGLDSTMALLVCVSVCDRFNIPREKIHAVTMPGFGTTDRTYDNAVALINGLGATFHEISIVEACTAHFKDIDHPMELHNVTYENSQARERTQILMDLSNKLGGIVIGTGDLSELALGWATYNGDHMSMYSVNCSVPKTLIRYLVEWVADHSPEAEIQKILYDVLDTPVSPELLPPDADGKIAQKTEETVGPYELHDFFMYQMVRHGFSPEKVYFLACKAFDGVYEKPVIFKWLKSFYHRFFSQQFKRNCLPDGPKVGSVSFSPRGDWRMPSDAHATQWLKSLDKMEPTI